From the genome of Oncorhynchus clarkii lewisi isolate Uvic-CL-2024 chromosome 11, UVic_Ocla_1.0, whole genome shotgun sequence, one region includes:
- the LOC139420698 gene encoding melanocortin receptor 4-like — MMNSTDHQGLISVGYTRNLSTAGTLGTLNKDSEGVGIKDSSTGCYEQLLISTEVFLTLGIVSLLENILVIAAIIKNKNLHSPMYLFICSLAVADMLVSVSNASETIVIALINGGNLTISGSLIKSMDNVFDSMICSSLLASICSLLAIAIDRYITIFYALRYHNIVTVKRAMAVIACIWSCCVASGVLFIIYSESTTVLICLITMFFTMLALMASLYVHMFMLARLHIKRIAVLPGNVPIRQRANMKGAITLTILLGVFVVCWAPFFLHLILMISCPRNPYCACFMSHFNMYLILIMCNSVIDPLIYAFRSQEMRKTFKEIFCWYSLPNLCVCELPGKY; from the coding sequence ATGATGAATTCCACAGACCACCAAGGGTTGATCTCTGTGGGCTATACCAGGAACCTCAGCACTGCTGGGACTCTGGGAACCCTCAACAAAGACTCAGAGGGCGTTGGTATCAAGGACTCCTCAACAGGATGTTACGAGCAGCTCCTCATCTCTACCGAGGTCTTTCTCACACTGGGGATAGTCAGTTTATTAGAGAACATCCTGGTGATTGCTGCCATCATCAAGAATAAGAATCTTCACTCTCCCATGTACTTATTCATCTGTTCTTTGGCTGTGGCAGACATGCTGGTCAGCGTCTCCAACGCCTCCGAGACCATCGTCATCGCCCTGATCAACGGCGGCAACTTGACCATCTCCGGGTCGCTCATAAAGAGCATGGACAACGTGTTCGACTCCATGATCTGTAGCTCACTGCTGGCGTCAATCTGTAGTCTCTTGGCCATCGCCATAGACCGCTACATCACCATATTCTACGCGTTGCGCTACCATAACATTGTGACGGTAAAGCGAGCGATGGCGGTAATCGCGTGCATCTGGTCGTGTTGTGTGGCATCGGGCGTGCTCTTCATTATCTACTCTGAGAGCACCACGGTCCTCATCTGCCTCATCACCATGTTCTTCACCATGCTGGCACTCATGGCCTCTCTCTACGTCCACATGTTCATGCTGGCCCGCCTGCACATAAAGAGGATTGCCGTGCTGCCCGGGAACGTTCCCATCCGCCAGCGTGCCAACATGAAGGGTGCCATCACCCTCACCATCCTCCTGGGTGTGTTCGTAGTGTGCTGGgctccctttttcctccacctCATCCTCATGATATCATGCCCCAGGAACCCCTACTGCGCCTGCTTCATGTCACACTTCAACATGTACCTCATCCTcatcatgtgtaactctgtcatCGACCCACTGATCTACGCCTTCAGGAGCCAAGAGATGAGGAAGACCTTTAAGGAAATCTTCTGCTGGTACAGTCTGccaaacctgtgtgtgtgcgaGCTGCCAGGGAAATATTGA